In Hyphomicrobiales bacterium, a single window of DNA contains:
- a CDS encoding response regulator, with amino-acid sequence MNRRSSLSRKARSGALPDWHAAWRRPGLAAIWSVEIVLTFGLIGLINHYMSVRPLLAALVLLLGAGALSALAYVLLNREMLQRIRVLKSGLSAEQVARNAAEELAEEKSRLLATMSHEIRTPLNGVIGMLGLLLESELTPEQRNYADTAHGSGRILLSIVDEILDGAKSEALNKDKFVPVDVIALVENVTELLAPRAHAKGIEIVSLFASDVPQMVLGDDMRLRQILFNLAGNAIKFTEKGGIAISLARHGADGLSFTVSDTGIGMTAEELSRIFQPFTQANAETTRRYGGTGLGLTISRRITDLLGGSISAESTPGQGTSLTVTLPGLASVDAMPRHSTALAGRRFRLAIGNDFVAEHFASQLRAQGAGVVTPAELGVTDPRHLLRNNIDAIICDSHSGPALLEAARRIARQGKPLPQIWILLTPDERRPLQHLLKHPLTGYLMRPVRCSTLVEQLTSRDSAFIRTAAAQLRTIATRAHAGISLNVLLADDTPVNTVIARTILEKAGHRVTAVSSGEAAIAAIGAGGPFDILLLDMEMPGLSGPETAHLIRAAEAENGVPRLPILALTANTRPEAIHACLAAGMDGHLAKPFDRHDLEITVARLAQRTAA; translated from the coding sequence ATGAACCGACGCTCGTCCCTCAGCAGGAAAGCCCGGTCCGGCGCTCTTCCGGATTGGCACGCCGCATGGCGCCGGCCGGGGCTTGCCGCGATCTGGAGCGTCGAGATCGTTCTCACCTTCGGGCTGATCGGCCTCATCAATCATTACATGTCGGTGCGGCCGCTGCTGGCGGCGCTGGTGTTGCTGCTGGGCGCGGGGGCACTCTCGGCGCTGGCCTATGTGCTGCTCAACCGCGAGATGCTGCAGCGGATCCGCGTGCTCAAGTCCGGCCTCTCGGCGGAACAGGTTGCGCGCAACGCGGCGGAAGAACTGGCGGAAGAAAAATCCCGCCTCCTCGCCACCATGAGCCATGAAATCCGCACGCCCCTCAATGGCGTCATCGGCATGCTCGGCCTCCTCCTCGAAAGCGAGCTCACGCCGGAGCAACGCAATTATGCCGACACCGCGCACGGCTCGGGGCGCATCCTCCTTTCCATCGTCGATGAAATCCTCGACGGGGCTAAATCCGAAGCGCTCAACAAGGACAAGTTCGTGCCCGTGGACGTGATCGCGCTCGTCGAGAACGTCACGGAACTGCTGGCGCCGCGGGCCCATGCCAAGGGCATCGAGATCGTCTCGCTGTTTGCCAGCGATGTGCCGCAGATGGTGCTGGGCGATGACATGCGGCTGCGCCAGATCCTGTTCAATCTCGCAGGAAATGCCATCAAGTTCACGGAGAAGGGCGGCATTGCCATCTCGCTCGCCCGCCATGGCGCTGATGGCCTCAGCTTCACCGTGTCGGATACGGGGATCGGCATGACGGCGGAGGAACTGTCGCGCATCTTCCAGCCCTTTACCCAGGCCAATGCCGAAACCACGCGGCGCTATGGCGGCACGGGCCTTGGCCTCACCATCAGCCGCCGCATCACCGACCTCCTTGGCGGCAGCATCTCGGCCGAAAGCACGCCGGGACAAGGCACCTCGCTCACCGTCACGCTGCCCGGACTGGCGAGCGTGGATGCAATGCCCCGCCACAGCACGGCGCTGGCGGGACGGCGCTTCCGCCTCGCCATTGGCAATGATTTCGTCGCTGAACATTTTGCCAGCCAGTTGCGCGCGCAAGGTGCGGGCGTCGTCACGCCGGCGGAACTGGGCGTGACTGACCCGCGCCACCTGCTGCGCAACAATATTGATGCCATCATCTGCGACTCGCACTCGGGGCCCGCACTTCTGGAGGCCGCACGCCGCATCGCAAGGCAGGGAAAGCCGCTGCCGCAGATCTGGATCCTGCTGACACCGGACGAACGCCGTCCGCTGCAACACCTGCTCAAGCATCCACTCACGGGCTATCTCATGCGCCCGGTGCGCTGTTCGACTCTCGTCGAACAACTGACCTCGCGCGACTCAGCCTTCATCCGCACCGCCGCCGCACAGTTGCGCACCATTGCCACGCGCGCCCATGCGGGCATCAGCCTCAACGTGCTGCTGGCCGATGATACGCCTGTGAACACCGTCATCGCCCGCACCATCCTGGAAAAGGCCGGGCACCGCGTCACCGCCGTGAGTTCCGGGGAAGCGGCGATTGCGGCGATTGGCGCAGGCGGGCCGTTCGACATCCTGCTGCTCGACATGGAAATGCCCGGCTTGAGCGGACCCGAGACGGCACACCTCATCCGCGCCGCGGAGGCGGAAAACGGCGTGCCACGCCTTCCGATCCTCGCCCTCACCGCAAACACACGGCCAGAGGCCATCCACGCCTGCCTCGCGGCGGGCATGGACGGGCATCTCGCCAAGCCCTTCGACCGCCACGACCTCGAGATCACGGTGGCGCGTCTGGCGCAGCGCACGGCGGCTTGA
- a CDS encoding YifB family Mg chelatase-like AAA ATPase — protein MTSRVATIAFQGVEGVLIDCQAQFVSGQAAFTVVGLPDKAVGESRERVRAALHAIGLALPGKRLVINLSPADLPKEGSHYDLPIALALLSALGVIPPDFLQSYAVMGELALDGSLLSVSGALPAAMTAHAHGLGLICPKASGAEAAWAGEEVDILAPETLIQLINHVKGTQVLRRPAARLQEEARALPDLSDIKGQEAAKRALEVAAAGGHHMLMVGPPGAGKSMLAQRLPSILPPMEAREMLDVSMIASLSGELRDGQLSRARPFRAPHHSASMPALVGGGLRAKPGEMALAHHGVLFLDELPEFSPRVLESLRQPMESGETVVARANYHVTYPARFQLVAAMNPCKCGMAGEPGHVCRQGPRCAADYQARISGPLLDRMDIQVELQAVKASDLTLPPPKETSADVNGRVAAARQRQAERYRALGRPTLRTNAEADGKLLEEIATLDAAGTSLIRDAAEAMNLSARGFHRVLRVARSIADLDGREMIARIHLAEALSYRQRPALLRAA, from the coding sequence ATGACATCTCGGGTTGCAACAATTGCCTTTCAGGGGGTGGAGGGCGTTCTCATTGATTGCCAGGCGCAATTTGTTTCCGGGCAGGCGGCGTTCACGGTCGTCGGCCTCCCCGACAAGGCGGTGGGCGAAAGCCGGGAGCGGGTGCGGGCGGCGCTGCATGCCATCGGCCTCGCCCTTCCGGGCAAGCGCCTCGTCATCAACCTCTCGCCCGCCGACCTGCCCAAGGAAGGAAGCCACTACGACCTTCCGATCGCGCTCGCCCTTCTTTCGGCGCTGGGCGTCATCCCCCCGGATTTCCTCCAGTCCTACGCGGTGATGGGTGAACTGGCGCTGGATGGCAGCCTGCTGTCCGTTTCCGGGGCCCTTCCGGCCGCCATGACGGCCCATGCCCACGGCCTCGGCCTCATCTGCCCCAAGGCCTCGGGTGCGGAAGCGGCCTGGGCGGGCGAGGAGGTGGATATCCTCGCCCCCGAAACGCTGATCCAGCTCATCAATCATGTGAAGGGCACGCAGGTGCTGCGCCGTCCGGCGGCGCGGCTGCAGGAGGAGGCCCGGGCCCTTCCCGATCTCTCCGACATCAAGGGGCAGGAGGCGGCCAAGCGGGCGCTGGAGGTTGCGGCCGCAGGCGGGCATCACATGCTGATGGTCGGCCCTCCCGGTGCCGGCAAGTCCATGCTGGCGCAGCGGCTGCCCTCCATCCTGCCGCCCATGGAGGCGCGCGAAATGCTGGATGTCTCCATGATCGCCTCGCTCTCGGGCGAGCTGCGGGATGGCCAGCTGTCGCGGGCGCGGCCCTTCCGTGCGCCTCACCATTCCGCTTCCATGCCGGCGCTGGTGGGCGGCGGCCTGCGGGCGAAACCGGGCGAGATGGCGCTCGCTCATCATGGCGTGCTCTTCCTCGACGAGCTGCCGGAGTTTTCGCCGCGTGTGCTGGAGTCGCTCCGCCAGCCCATGGAGTCGGGCGAGACGGTGGTGGCGCGGGCGAACTACCACGTGACCTACCCGGCCCGCTTCCAGCTGGTCGCGGCCATGAACCCCTGCAAGTGTGGCATGGCAGGCGAGCCGGGGCATGTGTGCCGGCAGGGCCCGCGCTGTGCCGCGGACTACCAGGCGCGCATCTCCGGGCCGCTGCTCGACCGCATGGATATCCAGGTCGAACTGCAGGCGGTGAAGGCGTCCGACCTCACGCTGCCGCCGCCCAAGGAAACGAGCGCCGACGTCAACGGGCGCGTGGCCGCGGCCCGCCAGCGCCAGGCCGAGCGCTACCGGGCGCTGGGACGGCCCACACTTCGCACCAATGCGGAGGCCGACGGCAAGCTGCTGGAAGAGATCGCCACGCTGGACGCGGCTGGAACGAGCCTCATCCGCGATGCGGCGGAAGCCATGAACCTCTCGGCGCGCGGCTTTCACCGGGTGCTGCGCGTCGCGCGCAGCATCGCCGACCTCGACGGGCGCGAGATGATCGCTCGCATCCATCTCGCCGAAGCCCTCAGCTACCGGCAGCGGCCCGCCCTGCTGCGGGCGGCCTGA